In a genomic window of Deinococcus aquiradiocola:
- a CDS encoding DinB family protein, with the protein MNFTVSVQDALSNLFYGGSANVPWEQALDGLTAEQAHVRPPGLPHSVADLVAHVAFWQAYLLGVFRGEEPQWVERAAEGWPDAAPEGWDALRERFFADMDALSRYAQDEAFMAMHDPQGRFRIVPLTSFAGHGLYHLGQVVTVRQLIGAWPPPGGGDTW; encoded by the coding sequence GTGAACTTCACGGTCAGCGTGCAGGACGCACTCTCGAACCTGTTCTACGGCGGGTCGGCGAACGTGCCGTGGGAGCAGGCGCTGGACGGCCTGACGGCCGAGCAGGCGCACGTTCGGCCTCCAGGCCTCCCGCACTCGGTGGCGGACCTCGTGGCGCACGTGGCGTTCTGGCAGGCGTACCTGCTGGGCGTGTTCCGCGGCGAGGAGCCGCAGTGGGTGGAGCGTGCCGCGGAGGGCTGGCCCGACGCTGCGCCGGAGGGGTGGGACGCGCTGCGCGAGCGGTTCTTCGCGGACATGGACGCCCTGTCGCGGTACGCGCAGGACGAGGCGTTCATGGCGATGCACGACCCGCAGGGCCGCTTCCGGATCGTGCCGCTCACGAGTTTCGCCGGGCACGGCCTGTACCACCTGGGTCAGGTGGTGACGGTCCGGCAGCTGATCGGTGCGTGGCCCCCGCCGGGCGGCGGCGACACCTGGTAG
- a CDS encoding aminotransferase family protein, translated as MSQSTSSVFYRSSVPVPLAVRADGPYLWDAGGRRYLDGSSGALVANVGQGREDVAEAMAAAARTLAFVHGSQFTSPALEGYAARLMAFLDLPGYRFWAVSGGSEATESAIKLARQYHAERGERGRYRVVTRRPSYHGASLGSLAASGMGARRELYTPLMNEDAWPKLPKPDPAVDGAQDAEALRALIARLGAGSVAAFMAEPVVGASDAALAPAAGYYERVREICREAGVLFIADEVMSGMGRCGTPLAVRQWGGVTPDIVVLGKGLAAGYAPLAGIAASAEVYGTVMRGSGAFKHGFTYAGHPVSVAAGAAVLDVLEREALLDRSRTLGARLLDGLRDLQARHPAVLEVRGRGLMLGVVLGDPDTGRSYAVPGLAARVGRAALERGLITYPGSGAVDGVRGDHLLLGPPLSLTDAQAADLLGMLDDALAATALPAGKG; from the coding sequence ATGAGTCAGTCCACGTCCAGCGTCTTCTACCGTTCCAGCGTTCCCGTGCCTCTTGCCGTGCGGGCGGACGGGCCGTACCTGTGGGACGCGGGCGGGCGGCGGTACCTGGACGGGAGTTCCGGGGCGCTCGTCGCGAACGTCGGGCAGGGCCGGGAGGACGTCGCGGAGGCGATGGCGGCGGCGGCGCGCACGCTGGCGTTCGTGCACGGGTCGCAGTTCACCAGTCCGGCGCTGGAGGGGTACGCGGCGCGGCTGATGGCGTTCCTGGACCTGCCGGGCTACCGGTTCTGGGCGGTGTCGGGCGGGTCGGAGGCGACGGAGAGCGCCATCAAGCTCGCGCGGCAGTACCACGCGGAGCGCGGCGAGAGGGGCCGGTACCGCGTCGTCACGCGCCGCCCCAGTTATCACGGGGCGAGCCTGGGGAGCCTCGCGGCGTCCGGGATGGGCGCGCGGCGTGAACTGTACACCCCGCTGATGAACGAGGACGCGTGGCCGAAACTGCCGAAACCGGACCCGGCCGTGGACGGCGCGCAGGACGCCGAGGCGCTGCGTGCACTGATCGCGCGGCTGGGGGCGGGCAGCGTCGCGGCGTTCATGGCGGAGCCGGTGGTGGGCGCGTCCGACGCGGCGCTCGCCCCGGCCGCCGGGTACTACGAGCGCGTGCGGGAGATCTGCCGTGAGGCGGGCGTGCTGTTCATCGCGGACGAGGTGATGTCCGGCATGGGGCGCTGCGGCACGCCGCTCGCCGTGCGGCAGTGGGGGGGCGTCACGCCGGACATCGTGGTGCTCGGCAAGGGCCTCGCCGCCGGGTACGCGCCGCTCGCGGGCATCGCGGCGTCCGCGGAGGTGTACGGCACGGTGATGCGCGGCAGCGGGGCCTTCAAGCACGGCTTCACGTACGCCGGGCACCCGGTGAGTGTCGCGGCGGGCGCGGCGGTGCTGGACGTGCTGGAACGTGAGGCGCTGCTGGACCGCAGCCGGACGTTGGGTGCTCGCCTGCTGGACGGCCTGCGCGACCTGCAGGCGCGGCACCCGGCGGTGCTGGAGGTGCGGGGGCGCGGCCTGATGCTGGGCGTGGTGCTGGGCGATCCCGACACGGGCCGCAGTTATGCCGTGCCGGGACTGGCGGCCCGGGTGGGCCGCGCCGCGCTGGAGCGGGGCCTGATCACGTACCCCGGCAGTGGCGCGGTGGACGGCGTGCGCGGCGATCACCTGCTGCTCGGCCCGCCGCTCAGCCTGACGGACGCGCAGGCAGCCGATCTGCTCGGCATGCTGGACGACGCCCTGGCCGCCACGGCCCTGCCTGCCGGAAAGGGCTGA
- the map gene encoding type I methionyl aminopeptidase, which produces MARTTLKTPREIEAMRRAGALVAETFQVLEPYVKPGVSVQELDQIAEAFIRSRGAIPAYIGYGPRNNPFPATICASINEVICHGIPSPRKLREGDIIGVDIGVKMGGVYGDACYTYTVGNVTPEVRKLVDTARDCLDAGLEQVRPGARLGDVGAAIQKIAEDRGFGVVREYTGHGIGKNLHEEPTVYHHGKAGTGLVLQAGMVFTIEPMINLGRKETKLLPDGWTVVTADGKPSAQFEHTLVVTPTGYDILTLPLKSALA; this is translated from the coding sequence ATGGCCAGAACAACCCTCAAAACCCCCCGTGAGATCGAAGCGATGCGCCGCGCCGGTGCCCTCGTCGCCGAGACCTTCCAGGTGCTCGAACCGTACGTGAAGCCCGGCGTCAGCGTGCAGGAACTCGACCAGATCGCCGAGGCGTTCATCCGTTCGCGCGGCGCCATTCCCGCGTACATCGGGTACGGGCCGCGCAACAACCCCTTCCCGGCCACCATCTGCGCCAGCATCAACGAGGTCATCTGCCACGGCATTCCCAGTCCCCGCAAGCTGCGGGAGGGAGACATCATCGGCGTGGACATCGGCGTGAAGATGGGCGGCGTGTACGGCGACGCCTGCTACACGTACACGGTCGGCAACGTCACGCCGGAGGTCCGCAAGCTGGTGGACACGGCCCGCGACTGCCTGGACGCGGGCCTCGAACAGGTCCGGCCCGGCGCGCGCCTCGGCGACGTGGGCGCCGCCATCCAGAAGATCGCGGAGGACCGCGGCTTCGGCGTGGTGCGCGAGTACACCGGGCACGGCATCGGCAAGAACCTGCACGAGGAACCGACCGTGTACCACCACGGCAAGGCCGGGACGGGCCTCGTGCTGCAGGCGGGCATGGTGTTCACCATCGAACCGATGATCAACCTCGGCCGCAAGGAAACGAAACTCCTCCCGGACGGGTGGACGGTCGTGACGGCAGACGGCAAGCCCAGCGCGCAGTTCGAGCACACGCTGGTGGTGACGCCCACCGGGTACGACATCCTGACGCTGCCCCTGAAATCCGCGCTCGCCTGA
- a CDS encoding N-acetylmuramoyl-L-alanine amidase, with amino-acid sequence MRRASLCLLLALAFTSAASRGALAQGVPVSPAPVTAPAAPAPAADVNGALFVAYPKNGAVVAFDHVIFEGSVRPGATLSVNGRPVPVGPDGLFSEWLPLAPGVNALTLVSVLNGAGTTLRFTVTSRVPARLGSVPARIVPGSATPDGAWVRYAGAAMLPEDRRVTVAFRGSPGGRAMFWAGKRGPFLMRESGAGRYEGGFTPGTADGTGVRVRFLLIAPDGSRAQATAQGTLSVQPGPRFAEVTAPDPGRGVNPSLAGWSPVGGMNLVYPRQGVRFPVLGEQGGYYLTRLPGLPLLEVTRGTAALLPPGTPDVRATTGTPSLTDEGSHAALRLPLGARVPYLLTQTPGGLTVTVYGAAGDAGALNAVPLTDPLVRRAIWTGGTGGTPLTATLDLTARQQWGYDAVYDGTDLVVRLRRPPPPPQDASLPLAGRVIVVDPGHGGTETGAGGALRVNEEDLVLDIAARVAAGLRAAGADVVTTRDTDVTVPLYDRPVLAETVDADLLLSVHANALPDGSDPRGRRGAGVYWTNPQALPLAQSILRAMTGNAALAALGQPGDDGTHLADLALTRPSAQVSVLVETAYMTDPGNLRSLMSTAGRQGYADGIVQGVLDFYRASWQAAP; translated from the coding sequence GTGAGACGCGCCTCCCTCTGCCTGCTGCTCGCCCTGGCGTTCACGTCCGCTGCCTCACGGGGCGCGCTCGCTCAGGGCGTGCCGGTCTCGCCCGCACCAGTGACCGCCCCGGCTGCCCCGGCCCCGGCGGCGGACGTGAACGGCGCGTTGTTCGTGGCGTACCCGAAGAACGGCGCGGTGGTGGCCTTCGACCACGTCATCTTCGAGGGAAGCGTGCGGCCCGGCGCGACCCTGAGTGTGAACGGCCGCCCCGTCCCGGTGGGGCCGGACGGGCTGTTCAGCGAGTGGCTGCCGCTCGCGCCGGGCGTGAACGCGCTCACGCTCGTCAGCGTGCTGAACGGCGCGGGCACGACCCTGCGCTTCACGGTGACGTCCAGGGTGCCCGCACGGCTCGGCAGCGTGCCCGCAAGGATCGTGCCGGGCAGCGCCACCCCGGACGGCGCGTGGGTGCGGTACGCGGGCGCGGCCATGCTGCCGGAGGACCGGCGGGTGACGGTGGCGTTCCGGGGGTCGCCGGGCGGACGGGCGATGTTCTGGGCGGGGAAACGCGGCCCCTTCCTGATGCGGGAGTCGGGCGCGGGACGGTACGAGGGCGGCTTCACGCCCGGAACGGCGGACGGCACGGGCGTCCGGGTGCGGTTCCTGCTGATCGCGCCGGACGGGTCGCGGGCGCAGGCGACCGCGCAGGGCACCCTGAGCGTGCAGCCGGGACCGAGGTTCGCGGAGGTCACGGCGCCCGACCCGGGCCGGGGCGTGAACCCGTCCCTGGCGGGCTGGTCGCCGGTGGGCGGCATGAACCTCGTGTACCCGCGTCAGGGCGTGCGCTTCCCGGTGCTGGGCGAGCAGGGCGGGTACTACCTGACGCGCCTGCCGGGCCTGCCGCTGCTGGAGGTGACGCGCGGCACGGCGGCCCTCCTGCCGCCCGGCACGCCGGACGTGCGCGCCACCACGGGCACGCCGTCCCTCACGGACGAAGGGTCGCACGCGGCGCTGCGCCTGCCGCTCGGGGCGCGCGTGCCGTACCTGCTCACGCAGACGCCGGGCGGGCTGACCGTCACCGTGTACGGCGCGGCAGGCGACGCGGGCGCCCTGAACGCCGTCCCGCTCACGGACCCGCTCGTGCGCCGCGCCATATGGACCGGCGGGACGGGCGGCACGCCACTCACGGCGACGCTGGACCTCACGGCCCGCCAGCAGTGGGGGTACGACGCCGTGTACGACGGCACGGACCTCGTCGTGCGCCTGCGCCGACCGCCCCCGCCCCCGCAGGACGCGTCCCTGCCGCTTGCGGGACGCGTGATCGTGGTGGACCCCGGCCACGGCGGCACCGAGACCGGCGCGGGCGGCGCGCTGCGCGTCAACGAGGAGGACCTCGTGCTCGACATCGCCGCCCGGGTCGCGGCGGGCCTGCGCGCGGCCGGTGCAGACGTCGTCACGACGCGCGACACCGACGTGACCGTGCCCCTGTACGACCGGCCCGTCCTGGCGGAAACGGTGGACGCCGACCTGCTGCTCAGCGTGCACGCCAACGCCCTCCCGGACGGCAGCGACCCGCGCGGGCGGCGCGGCGCGGGCGTGTACTGGACGAACCCGCAGGCCCTCCCGCTCGCGCAGTCGATCCTGCGGGCCATGACCGGCAACGCCGCCCTCGCCGCGCTGGGACAGCCGGGCGACGACGGCACGCACCTCGCCGACCTCGCCCTCACGCGGCCCAGCGCGCAGGTGTCCGTGCTCGTCGAGACGGCGTACATGACGGACCCCGGCAACCTCCGCTCCCTGATGAGCACCGCGGGCCGCCAGGGGTACGCGGACGGCATCGTGCAGGGCGTGCTGGACTTCTACCGCGCGTCCTGGCAGGCCGCCCCGTAA
- the trpA gene encoding tryptophan synthase subunit alpha: MTATTDIPTRVQRIHAAFQRAQQEGRAALIPYMTAGYPDQDRFPAIAQELLKRADLLEIGLPYSDPLGDGPVIQKAGEQAIAAGTSTRRTLQFVKELRPTTDVPLLVMTYINPVYAVGPEEFMRLASEAGVDGLILPDLPPDQDDEIRELATRHGLGLTFLIAPTSTPARVQIVTEACTAFVYAVSVTGVTGARDGGALNEVPALVALARQHTRLPVAVGFGVKDAATARKVAVDADADGVVVGSAFIAAVQHGQDLGALADDIRSGCRKDR; encoded by the coding sequence ATGACCGCCACCACCGACATCCCCACCCGCGTGCAGCGCATCCACGCCGCCTTCCAGCGCGCGCAGCAGGAAGGCCGCGCCGCCCTCATCCCGTACATGACGGCCGGCTACCCCGACCAGGACCGCTTCCCGGCCATCGCGCAGGAACTCCTGAAACGCGCCGACCTGCTCGAAATCGGCCTCCCGTACTCCGATCCGCTCGGTGACGGCCCCGTCATCCAGAAGGCCGGTGAGCAGGCCATCGCCGCCGGGACCAGCACGCGCCGCACCCTGCAGTTCGTGAAGGAACTCCGCCCCACCACCGACGTGCCGCTGCTCGTCATGACGTACATCAACCCCGTGTACGCCGTCGGCCCGGAGGAATTCATGCGTCTCGCCAGCGAAGCGGGCGTCGACGGTCTGATCCTCCCCGACCTGCCGCCCGACCAGGACGACGAGATCAGGGAACTCGCCACCCGCCACGGCCTGGGCCTCACCTTCCTGATCGCGCCCACCAGCACGCCCGCCCGCGTGCAGATCGTCACGGAAGCCTGCACGGCCTTCGTGTACGCCGTCAGCGTCACCGGCGTGACCGGCGCCCGCGACGGCGGCGCCCTAAACGAGGTGCCCGCCCTCGTCGCTCTCGCCCGCCAGCACACCCGCCTGCCCGTCGCCGTCGGCTTCGGCGTGAAGGACGCCGCCACCGCCCGCAAGGTCGCCGTCGACGCGGACGCGGACGGCGTCGTCGTGGGCAGCGCCTTCATCGCCGCCGTCCAGCACGGTCAGGACCTCGGCGCCCTCGCCGACGACATCCGCAGCGGCTGCCGCAAGGACCGCTGA
- the trpB gene encoding tryptophan synthase subunit beta — MTHTPHLIPEYPLPDARGRYGRFGGRYVPETLIPALDELEAAYTAARQDPAFLQELDTLLREFVGRPSGLYLAENLTRKAGGAKIYLKREDLNHTGAHKINNCLGQALLAKRMGKKRIIAETGAGQHGVATATACALLGLDCVVYMGAEDIRRQNLNVFRMRLLGAEIHEVTSGTSTLKDATNEAIRDWVTNVRDTFYILGSVVGPHPYPAMVRDFQSVIGEEVKWQHQALEGREVPDAIIACVGGGSNAIGIFAPFAYLPEDQRPRLIGTEAAGEGVDTGRHAASVAGGRVGVLHGSMMYLLNDPEGQIIAAHSISAGLDYPGIGPEHCYYSVNGMAEYVPVTDDEALEALQLLAREEGIIPALETAHAIHHAMKVAAELGEGKTIVVNLSGRGDKDVAEVARLLRGVQGLEGAQA, encoded by the coding sequence ATGACCCACACCCCTCACCTGATCCCGGAGTACCCCCTCCCGGACGCACGCGGCCGCTACGGCCGCTTCGGCGGACGCTACGTCCCCGAAACCCTCATCCCCGCCCTCGACGAACTCGAAGCCGCGTACACCGCCGCCCGCCAGGACCCCGCCTTCCTGCAGGAACTCGACACCCTCCTGCGGGAATTCGTCGGCCGACCCAGCGGCCTGTACCTCGCCGAGAACCTCACCCGCAAAGCGGGCGGCGCCAAAATCTACCTGAAGCGCGAAGACCTCAACCACACCGGCGCCCACAAGATCAACAACTGCCTCGGACAGGCGCTCCTCGCCAAACGCATGGGCAAGAAACGCATCATCGCCGAGACCGGCGCCGGACAGCACGGCGTCGCCACCGCCACCGCCTGCGCCCTGCTCGGCCTGGACTGCGTGGTGTACATGGGCGCCGAAGACATCCGCCGCCAGAACCTCAACGTCTTCCGCATGCGGCTCCTCGGCGCCGAGATCCACGAAGTCACCAGCGGCACCAGCACCCTCAAGGACGCCACCAACGAAGCCATCCGCGACTGGGTCACCAACGTCCGCGACACCTTCTACATCCTCGGCAGCGTCGTCGGCCCGCACCCGTACCCCGCCATGGTCCGCGACTTCCAGAGCGTCATCGGCGAGGAAGTCAAATGGCAGCACCAGGCCCTCGAAGGCCGCGAAGTGCCCGACGCGATCATCGCCTGCGTCGGCGGCGGCAGCAACGCCATCGGCATCTTCGCGCCCTTCGCGTACCTCCCCGAAGACCAGCGCCCCCGCCTCATCGGCACCGAAGCCGCCGGTGAAGGCGTCGACACCGGACGGCACGCCGCCAGCGTCGCCGGAGGCCGCGTCGGCGTGCTGCACGGCAGCATGATGTACCTCCTGAACGACCCCGAAGGGCAGATCATCGCCGCGCACAGCATCAGCGCGGGCCTCGACTACCCCGGCATCGGACCGGAACACTGCTACTACAGCGTGAACGGCATGGCCGAATACGTCCCCGTCACGGACGACGAGGCCCTCGAAGCCCTCCAACTGCTCGCCCGCGAGGAAGGCATCATCCCCGCCCTGGAAACCGCGCACGCCATACACCACGCCATGAAGGTCGCCGCCGAACTCGGCGAGGGCAAAACCATCGTCGTGAACCTCTCCGGACGCGGCGACAAGGACGTCGCCGAAGTCGCCCGCCTCCTGCGCGGCGTGCAGGGCCTCGAAGGAGCACAGGCATGA
- the gluQRS gene encoding tRNA glutamyl-Q(34) synthetase GluQRS: MKVVGRFAPSPTGPMHLGNLRTALLAWLQARSVGGDFHLRFEDLDTGRVRPAAYDITRRDLAWLGLDWDSETRQSDRQHHYAHALSRLPTYPCTCTRREVLAAMQDAAGAPHGPEPVYPGTCLHGHDPARPAARRWHTPDARVCVPDHWTGEQVCQTLKTDAGDFVLRRNDGVYAYHLAVVVDDALTGVTDVLRGQDLQAAMPRQAALAGALGYAAPRYWQVPLLTDYRGERLAKRGGAPSVQALREGGQDPARLRAELLASLGWPVGESVGVPEALGAYRAQVVDRAATPDAVPTPPPPNL, from the coding sequence GTGAAGGTCGTCGGCCGATTCGCCCCCAGCCCCACCGGACCCATGCACCTGGGCAACCTCCGCACCGCGCTCCTCGCCTGGCTGCAGGCCAGAAGCGTGGGCGGCGACTTCCACCTGCGCTTCGAGGACCTCGACACCGGCCGCGTCCGCCCCGCCGCCTACGACATCACCCGCCGCGACCTCGCCTGGCTGGGCCTCGACTGGGACAGCGAAACGCGGCAGTCCGACCGCCAGCACCATTACGCGCACGCCCTCTCGCGCCTGCCCACCTACCCCTGCACCTGCACGCGCCGCGAGGTGCTGGCCGCCATGCAGGACGCCGCCGGCGCGCCGCACGGCCCGGAACCCGTGTACCCCGGCACCTGCCTGCACGGCCACGACCCGGCCCGGCCCGCCGCGCGGCGCTGGCACACCCCGGACGCGCGGGTGTGCGTGCCGGACCACTGGACGGGCGAACAGGTGTGCCAGACCCTGAAGACGGACGCGGGAGACTTCGTGCTGCGGCGAAACGACGGCGTGTACGCCTACCACCTCGCGGTGGTGGTGGACGACGCCCTGACCGGCGTGACGGACGTGCTGCGCGGCCAGGACCTGCAGGCGGCCATGCCGAGGCAGGCGGCGCTCGCCGGGGCGCTCGGGTACGCCGCGCCCCGCTACTGGCAGGTGCCGCTCCTCACGGACTACCGCGGCGAACGCCTCGCCAAGCGCGGCGGCGCGCCCAGCGTGCAGGCACTGCGCGAGGGAGGGCAGGACCCGGCACGCCTGCGGGCCGAACTGCTCGCCTCGCTGGGGTGGCCGGTGGGAGAGAGCGTCGGCGTGCCGGAAGCGCTGGGCGCGTACCGTGCGCAGGTGGTGGACCGGGCCGCAACTCCGGATGCCGTGCCGACCCCACCCCCACCCAACTTGTAA
- a CDS encoding MarR family winged helix-turn-helix transcriptional regulator translates to MDASPPTPPPTPDPAHTGPDHADTGTADLGSEALMLLGRISRLNRLFTAAISPVLERELGLSTKDIMVFGAVARGHTQPGQISAMLGTPPPTTSRLLEHLTEAGYLERSGVPGDLRKCQMNLTEHGQQTRQKALAVLGDTVAQELVRARIPQERLHGTLEELRQLEVALGIKEYA, encoded by the coding sequence ATGGACGCTTCCCCTCCCACCCCACCGCCCACACCGGACCCCGCACACACCGGGCCGGATCACGCGGACACCGGCACCGCCGACCTGGGCAGCGAGGCCCTGATGCTGCTCGGCCGCATCAGCCGCCTGAACCGCCTCTTCACGGCCGCCATCAGCCCGGTCCTCGAACGCGAACTCGGCCTGAGCACCAAGGACATCATGGTGTTCGGCGCCGTCGCGCGCGGCCACACCCAGCCCGGCCAGATCAGCGCCATGCTCGGCACGCCGCCCCCCACCACCAGCCGCCTCCTCGAACACCTCACCGAGGCCGGATACCTGGAGCGCAGCGGCGTCCCCGGCGACCTGCGCAAATGCCAGATGAACCTCACCGAGCACGGCCAGCAGACCCGCCAGAAGGCCCTCGCCGTTCTCGGGGACACCGTCGCGCAGGAACTCGTCCGCGCCCGCATCCCGCAGGAACGCCTGCACGGCACCCTCGAAGAACTCCGGCAGCTGGAAGTCGCCCTCGGCATCAAGGAGTACGCGTGA
- a CDS encoding MDR family MFS transporter: MSAPAIPAPGAAPTMTHREKMLAFSGVLLVLFLASLNGTVVGTALPRIIAELGGLNLYTWAFTAYILSQTVTIPIYGKLSDIYGRKVILLFGIVMFMIGSVLGGFSQSMMELIVFRAVQGIGGGALMSMAFAAIGDIFTPIERGKYQGLTGGVFGVSSVVGPLIGGFLTDHLSWRWVFFVNVPLAVVAFLFIVRFLKLQTIRVKSSVDYLGAVLLVAFAVPLLLALTWGGSTYAWGSAVVVSLLAGSAVMLAAFVWWQARTRSPILELALFRNATFTVSNIAGFLSMAGMYGAILYLPLFMQSVKGVSASNSGIVLAPLMLGLVVTSTLAGQIVSRTGRYKGFILGGLVLMTVSLFFGSRLTPATSTSTVVWLMVVLGMGLGPTSSLFTLAVQSSTERSKLGMATSANQFFRNMGSTIGAAVFGAIQTAHLAQIPAQLPAVARTLPRPLAQAAANPNVLSNPEALARVHPLVSGVIGESGFQAIVNVLKSALSGAVAEVFLLASVLSLVALLVTVMLPNLNIRDAARKVAPAVHTKRSPSTERQLAGVLLLDIARRVTREPERFPHLSRAVADLSPDHDAASAARDLLLPVARRILSEQDAAPATD; this comes from the coding sequence GTGAGCGCCCCCGCCATCCCGGCCCCCGGCGCCGCGCCCACCATGACGCACCGCGAGAAGATGCTCGCCTTCAGCGGAGTGCTGCTCGTGCTGTTCCTCGCCTCGCTGAACGGCACGGTCGTCGGCACGGCCCTCCCGCGCATCATCGCGGAACTCGGCGGCCTGAACCTCTACACCTGGGCGTTCACGGCGTACATCCTGTCGCAGACCGTCACCATCCCCATCTACGGCAAGCTGAGCGACATCTACGGCCGCAAGGTCATCCTGCTGTTCGGCATCGTGATGTTCATGATCGGCTCGGTGCTCGGCGGGTTCAGCCAGAGCATGATGGAACTCATCGTGTTCCGCGCCGTTCAGGGCATCGGCGGCGGCGCCCTCATGAGCATGGCCTTCGCCGCCATCGGCGACATCTTCACGCCCATCGAGCGCGGCAAGTACCAGGGCCTCACGGGCGGCGTGTTCGGCGTGTCGAGCGTCGTCGGGCCGCTCATCGGCGGGTTCCTCACCGACCACCTCAGCTGGCGCTGGGTGTTCTTCGTGAACGTGCCGCTCGCCGTGGTCGCGTTCCTGTTCATCGTGCGCTTCCTGAAACTCCAGACCATCCGCGTCAAGAGCAGCGTCGATTACCTCGGCGCGGTCCTGCTCGTCGCGTTCGCCGTGCCGCTCCTGCTGGCCCTCACGTGGGGCGGCAGCACGTACGCCTGGGGCAGCGCCGTCGTCGTGTCGCTCCTGGCGGGCTCCGCCGTGATGCTCGCCGCGTTCGTGTGGTGGCAGGCGCGCACGCGCAGCCCCATCCTGGAACTCGCGCTGTTCCGCAACGCGACGTTCACGGTGTCCAACATCGCCGGGTTCCTGAGCATGGCGGGCATGTACGGCGCGATCCTGTACCTGCCGCTCTTCATGCAGAGCGTCAAGGGCGTCAGCGCCTCGAACTCCGGCATCGTCCTCGCGCCGCTCATGCTGGGCCTCGTCGTGACGAGCACCCTGGCCGGACAGATCGTGTCGCGCACCGGTCGGTACAAGGGGTTCATCCTGGGCGGCCTCGTCCTGATGACCGTCTCGCTGTTCTTCGGGAGCCGCCTGACGCCCGCCACGTCCACCAGCACCGTCGTGTGGCTGATGGTGGTGCTCGGCATGGGCCTCGGACCGACCAGCAGCCTCTTCACCCTGGCCGTGCAGAGCAGCACCGAACGCAGCAAGCTCGGCATGGCGACCAGCGCCAACCAGTTCTTCCGCAACATGGGCAGCACCATCGGCGCGGCCGTGTTCGGCGCCATCCAGACCGCGCACCTCGCGCAGATTCCCGCACAGCTGCCCGCCGTGGCCCGCACCCTCCCCCGCCCGCTCGCGCAGGCCGCCGCGAACCCCAACGTGCTCAGCAACCCCGAAGCGCTCGCCAGGGTCCACCCGCTCGTGTCGGGCGTGATCGGCGAGTCCGGCTTCCAGGCCATCGTGAACGTCCTGAAGTCGGCCCTGTCGGGCGCCGTCGCCGAGGTGTTCCTGCTCGCGTCCGTGCTGTCCCTGGTGGCGCTGCTCGTGACCGTGATGCTCCCGAACCTGAACATCCGCGACGCGGCCCGCAAGGTCGCGCCCGCCGTCCACACCAAGCGCAGCCCCAGCACCGAACGGCAGCTGGCGGGCGTCCTGCTGCTCGACATCGCCCGCCGCGTGACGCGCGAACCGGAACGCTTCCCGCACCTCAGCCGCGCCGTGGCGGACCTGTCCCCCGACCACGACGCGGCCAGCGCCGCGCGCGACCTGCTGCTGCCCGTCGCGCGCCGCATCCTGAGCGAACAGGACGCCGCGCCCGCCACGGACTGA